Proteins encoded together in one Phyllostomus discolor isolate MPI-MPIP mPhyDis1 chromosome 6, mPhyDis1.pri.v3, whole genome shotgun sequence window:
- the RTKN gene encoding rhotekin isoform X3, with product MARAREGSDTELQRKLDHEIRMREGACKLLAACSQREQALEATKSLLVCNSRILSYMGELQRRKEAQVLGKTGRRPSDSGLSAECSPCRGRVCISDLRIPLMWKDTEYFKNKGDLHRWAVFLLLQLGGDIQDTEMILVDRTLTDISFQSNLLFTEAGPDFELRLELYGACVEEEGALAGAPKRLATKLSSSLGRSSGRRVRASLESAGGSGSSPILLPTPAVGGPRYHLLAHTTLTLAAVQDGFRTHDLTLASHEEHPAWLPLYGSVCCRLVAQPLCMTQPTASGSLRVQQAGARQGWARVHGVLKGTNLFCYRQSEDADTGEEPLFTIAINKETQVQAGELDQATGRPFTLIISNQYGEDKVTHTLQTESRGALQSWMEALWQLFFDMSQWKQCCDEIMKIETPAPRKPAPVLAKQGSLYHEMAIEPLDDIAAVTDILAQREGMRLETPPPWLAMFTDQPALPRPCLPASVAPTRTHPLPWGRPRTFSLDAAPPDHSPGASRSVAPLPPHRSPRSRGLCSKGPPRTWLQSPV from the exons ATGGCCAGGGCTAGGGAAGGATCC GACACAGAGTTGCAGAGAAAACTAGACCATGAGATCCGGATGAGGGAAGGGGCCTGCAAGCTGCTGGCAGCCTGTTCCCAGCGCGAGCAAGCCCTGGAGGCCACCAAGAGTCTGCTGGTGTGCAACAGCCGTATCCTCAGCTACATGGGCGAGCTGCAGCGGCGCAAGGAGGCGCAGGTGCTGGGGAAGACAGGCCGGCG GCCTTCTGACAGTGGGCTGTCTGCTGAGTGCTCCCCCTGCCGAGGCCGGGTCTGCATCTCTG ACCTCCGGATTCCACTCATGTGGAAGGACACAGAATATTTCAAGAACAAAGGAG ATCTGCACCGTTGGGCTGTGTTCCTGCTGCTGCAGCTAGGGGGAGACATTCAGGACACAGAGATGATCCTGGTGGACAGAACCCTCACAGACATCTCCTTTCAGAGCAACCTGCTCTT CACTGAGGCAGGGCCAGACTTTGAACTTCGACTGGAGCTGTATGGGGCCTGCGTGGAAgaggagggggccctggctggggccccAAAGAGGCTTGCCACCAAGCTCAGCAGCTCCCTGGGCCGGTCCTCTGGGAGGCGTGTCAGGGCATCGCTGGAGAGTGCTGGGGGTTCAGGGAGCAGTCCCATCTTGCTCCCCACCCCGGCTGTGGG TGGTCCTCGTTACCACCTCTTGGCTCATACCACGCTCACCCTGGCAGCAGTGCAAGATGGGTTCCGCACACATGACCTGACCCTTGCCAGCCATG AGGAGCACCCTGCCTGGCTGCCCCTTTATGGCAGTGTGTGTTGCCGCCTGGTGGCTCAGCCTCTCTGCATGACCCAGCCTACTGCGAGTGGTTCCCTCAGGGTGCAG CAAGCTGGAGCTCGGCAGGGCTGGGCACGAGTGCATGGAGTCCTGAAGGGCACGAACCTCTTCTGTTACCGGCAATCTGAAGATGCAGATACTGGAGAAGAGCCACTGTTTACTATTGCGATCAATAAG gAGACTCAAGTCCAGGCAGGGGAGCTGGACCAGGCCACAGGCCGGCCCTTTACCCTGATCATCAGCAACCAGTATGGGGAGGACAAGGTGACACACACCCTTCAGACAGAGAGTCGGGGAGCCTTGCAGAGCTGGATGGAGGCTTTGTGGCAGCTTTTCTTTGATATGA GCCAGTGGAAGCAGTGCTGTGATGAAATCATGAAGATTGAAACCCCTGCTCCCCGGAAACCAGCCCCAGTACTAGCCAAGCAGGGATCCTTGTACCATGAGATGG CTATTGAGCCTCTGGATGACATCGCAGCCGTGACAGACATCCTGGCCCAGCGGGAGGGCATGAGGCTGGAGACGCCCCCACCCTGGCTAGCCATGTTTACAGACCAGCCTGCCCTGCCTAGGCCCTGCTTGCCTGCCTCAGTGGCCCCAACCAGGACCCACCCCCTACCCTGGGGACGTCCCCGAACATTCTCCCTGGATGCTGCCCCACCAGACCATTCCCCTGGGGCTTCCCGCTCAGTTGCTCCTCTTCCCCCGCATCGATCCCCACGATCCAGAGGCCTCTGCAGCAAAGGCCCGCCCCGCACTTGGCTTCAGTCACCAGTGTGA
- the RTKN gene encoding rhotekin isoform X1 produces the protein MFSRNHRSRVTVARGSALEMEFKRGRFRLSLLSDPPEDTELQRKLDHEIRMREGACKLLAACSQREQALEATKSLLVCNSRILSYMGELQRRKEAQVLGKTGRRPSDSGLSAECSPCRGRVCISDLRIPLMWKDTEYFKNKGDLHRWAVFLLLQLGGDIQDTEMILVDRTLTDISFQSNLLFTEAGPDFELRLELYGACVEEEGALAGAPKRLATKLSSSLGRSSGRRVRASLESAGGSGSSPILLPTPAVGGPRYHLLAHTTLTLAAVQDGFRTHDLTLASHEEHPAWLPLYGSVCCRLVAQPLCMTQPTASGSLRVQQAGARQGWARVHGVLKGTNLFCYRQSEDADTGEEPLFTIAINKETQVQAGELDQATGRPFTLIISNQYGEDKVTHTLQTESRGALQSWMEALWQLFFDMSQWKQCCDEIMKIETPAPRKPAPVLAKQGSLYHEMAIEPLDDIAAVTDILAQREGMRLETPPPWLAMFTDQPALPRPCLPASVAPTRTHPLPWGRPRTFSLDAAPPDHSPGASRSVAPLPPHRSPRSRGLCSKGPPRTWLQSPV, from the exons ATGTTCTCCCGAAACCACCGGAGCCGGGTCACGGTGGCCAGGGGCTCCGCGCTGGAGATGGAGTTCAAACGCGGCCGCTTCCGACTCAGCCTCCTCAGCGACCCGCCCGAG GACACAGAGTTGCAGAGAAAACTAGACCATGAGATCCGGATGAGGGAAGGGGCCTGCAAGCTGCTGGCAGCCTGTTCCCAGCGCGAGCAAGCCCTGGAGGCCACCAAGAGTCTGCTGGTGTGCAACAGCCGTATCCTCAGCTACATGGGCGAGCTGCAGCGGCGCAAGGAGGCGCAGGTGCTGGGGAAGACAGGCCGGCG GCCTTCTGACAGTGGGCTGTCTGCTGAGTGCTCCCCCTGCCGAGGCCGGGTCTGCATCTCTG ACCTCCGGATTCCACTCATGTGGAAGGACACAGAATATTTCAAGAACAAAGGAG ATCTGCACCGTTGGGCTGTGTTCCTGCTGCTGCAGCTAGGGGGAGACATTCAGGACACAGAGATGATCCTGGTGGACAGAACCCTCACAGACATCTCCTTTCAGAGCAACCTGCTCTT CACTGAGGCAGGGCCAGACTTTGAACTTCGACTGGAGCTGTATGGGGCCTGCGTGGAAgaggagggggccctggctggggccccAAAGAGGCTTGCCACCAAGCTCAGCAGCTCCCTGGGCCGGTCCTCTGGGAGGCGTGTCAGGGCATCGCTGGAGAGTGCTGGGGGTTCAGGGAGCAGTCCCATCTTGCTCCCCACCCCGGCTGTGGG TGGTCCTCGTTACCACCTCTTGGCTCATACCACGCTCACCCTGGCAGCAGTGCAAGATGGGTTCCGCACACATGACCTGACCCTTGCCAGCCATG AGGAGCACCCTGCCTGGCTGCCCCTTTATGGCAGTGTGTGTTGCCGCCTGGTGGCTCAGCCTCTCTGCATGACCCAGCCTACTGCGAGTGGTTCCCTCAGGGTGCAG CAAGCTGGAGCTCGGCAGGGCTGGGCACGAGTGCATGGAGTCCTGAAGGGCACGAACCTCTTCTGTTACCGGCAATCTGAAGATGCAGATACTGGAGAAGAGCCACTGTTTACTATTGCGATCAATAAG gAGACTCAAGTCCAGGCAGGGGAGCTGGACCAGGCCACAGGCCGGCCCTTTACCCTGATCATCAGCAACCAGTATGGGGAGGACAAGGTGACACACACCCTTCAGACAGAGAGTCGGGGAGCCTTGCAGAGCTGGATGGAGGCTTTGTGGCAGCTTTTCTTTGATATGA GCCAGTGGAAGCAGTGCTGTGATGAAATCATGAAGATTGAAACCCCTGCTCCCCGGAAACCAGCCCCAGTACTAGCCAAGCAGGGATCCTTGTACCATGAGATGG CTATTGAGCCTCTGGATGACATCGCAGCCGTGACAGACATCCTGGCCCAGCGGGAGGGCATGAGGCTGGAGACGCCCCCACCCTGGCTAGCCATGTTTACAGACCAGCCTGCCCTGCCTAGGCCCTGCTTGCCTGCCTCAGTGGCCCCAACCAGGACCCACCCCCTACCCTGGGGACGTCCCCGAACATTCTCCCTGGATGCTGCCCCACCAGACCATTCCCCTGGGGCTTCCCGCTCAGTTGCTCCTCTTCCCCCGCATCGATCCCCACGATCCAGAGGCCTCTGCAGCAAAGGCCCGCCCCGCACTTGGCTTCAGTCACCAGTGTGA
- the RTKN gene encoding rhotekin isoform X4 produces the protein MREGACKLLAACSQREQALEATKSLLVCNSRILSYMGELQRRKEAQVLGKTGRRPSDSGLSAECSPCRGRVCISDLRIPLMWKDTEYFKNKGDLHRWAVFLLLQLGGDIQDTEMILVDRTLTDISFQSNLLFTEAGPDFELRLELYGACVEEEGALAGAPKRLATKLSSSLGRSSGRRVRASLESAGGSGSSPILLPTPAVGGPRYHLLAHTTLTLAAVQDGFRTHDLTLASHEEHPAWLPLYGSVCCRLVAQPLCMTQPTASGSLRVQQAGARQGWARVHGVLKGTNLFCYRQSEDADTGEEPLFTIAINKETQVQAGELDQATGRPFTLIISNQYGEDKVTHTLQTESRGALQSWMEALWQLFFDMSQWKQCCDEIMKIETPAPRKPAPVLAKQGSLYHEMAIEPLDDIAAVTDILAQREGMRLETPPPWLAMFTDQPALPRPCLPASVAPTRTHPLPWGRPRTFSLDAAPPDHSPGASRSVAPLPPHRSPRSRGLCSKGPPRTWLQSPV, from the exons ATGAGGGAAGGGGCCTGCAAGCTGCTGGCAGCCTGTTCCCAGCGCGAGCAAGCCCTGGAGGCCACCAAGAGTCTGCTGGTGTGCAACAGCCGTATCCTCAGCTACATGGGCGAGCTGCAGCGGCGCAAGGAGGCGCAGGTGCTGGGGAAGACAGGCCGGCG GCCTTCTGACAGTGGGCTGTCTGCTGAGTGCTCCCCCTGCCGAGGCCGGGTCTGCATCTCTG ACCTCCGGATTCCACTCATGTGGAAGGACACAGAATATTTCAAGAACAAAGGAG ATCTGCACCGTTGGGCTGTGTTCCTGCTGCTGCAGCTAGGGGGAGACATTCAGGACACAGAGATGATCCTGGTGGACAGAACCCTCACAGACATCTCCTTTCAGAGCAACCTGCTCTT CACTGAGGCAGGGCCAGACTTTGAACTTCGACTGGAGCTGTATGGGGCCTGCGTGGAAgaggagggggccctggctggggccccAAAGAGGCTTGCCACCAAGCTCAGCAGCTCCCTGGGCCGGTCCTCTGGGAGGCGTGTCAGGGCATCGCTGGAGAGTGCTGGGGGTTCAGGGAGCAGTCCCATCTTGCTCCCCACCCCGGCTGTGGG TGGTCCTCGTTACCACCTCTTGGCTCATACCACGCTCACCCTGGCAGCAGTGCAAGATGGGTTCCGCACACATGACCTGACCCTTGCCAGCCATG AGGAGCACCCTGCCTGGCTGCCCCTTTATGGCAGTGTGTGTTGCCGCCTGGTGGCTCAGCCTCTCTGCATGACCCAGCCTACTGCGAGTGGTTCCCTCAGGGTGCAG CAAGCTGGAGCTCGGCAGGGCTGGGCACGAGTGCATGGAGTCCTGAAGGGCACGAACCTCTTCTGTTACCGGCAATCTGAAGATGCAGATACTGGAGAAGAGCCACTGTTTACTATTGCGATCAATAAG gAGACTCAAGTCCAGGCAGGGGAGCTGGACCAGGCCACAGGCCGGCCCTTTACCCTGATCATCAGCAACCAGTATGGGGAGGACAAGGTGACACACACCCTTCAGACAGAGAGTCGGGGAGCCTTGCAGAGCTGGATGGAGGCTTTGTGGCAGCTTTTCTTTGATATGA GCCAGTGGAAGCAGTGCTGTGATGAAATCATGAAGATTGAAACCCCTGCTCCCCGGAAACCAGCCCCAGTACTAGCCAAGCAGGGATCCTTGTACCATGAGATGG CTATTGAGCCTCTGGATGACATCGCAGCCGTGACAGACATCCTGGCCCAGCGGGAGGGCATGAGGCTGGAGACGCCCCCACCCTGGCTAGCCATGTTTACAGACCAGCCTGCCCTGCCTAGGCCCTGCTTGCCTGCCTCAGTGGCCCCAACCAGGACCCACCCCCTACCCTGGGGACGTCCCCGAACATTCTCCCTGGATGCTGCCCCACCAGACCATTCCCCTGGGGCTTCCCGCTCAGTTGCTCCTCTTCCCCCGCATCGATCCCCACGATCCAGAGGCCTCTGCAGCAAAGGCCCGCCCCGCACTTGGCTTCAGTCACCAGTGTGA
- the RTKN gene encoding rhotekin isoform X2 gives MQDRLHILEDLNMLYIRQMALSLEDTELQRKLDHEIRMREGACKLLAACSQREQALEATKSLLVCNSRILSYMGELQRRKEAQVLGKTGRRPSDSGLSAECSPCRGRVCISDLRIPLMWKDTEYFKNKGDLHRWAVFLLLQLGGDIQDTEMILVDRTLTDISFQSNLLFTEAGPDFELRLELYGACVEEEGALAGAPKRLATKLSSSLGRSSGRRVRASLESAGGSGSSPILLPTPAVGGPRYHLLAHTTLTLAAVQDGFRTHDLTLASHEEHPAWLPLYGSVCCRLVAQPLCMTQPTASGSLRVQQAGARQGWARVHGVLKGTNLFCYRQSEDADTGEEPLFTIAINKETQVQAGELDQATGRPFTLIISNQYGEDKVTHTLQTESRGALQSWMEALWQLFFDMSQWKQCCDEIMKIETPAPRKPAPVLAKQGSLYHEMAIEPLDDIAAVTDILAQREGMRLETPPPWLAMFTDQPALPRPCLPASVAPTRTHPLPWGRPRTFSLDAAPPDHSPGASRSVAPLPPHRSPRSRGLCSKGPPRTWLQSPV, from the exons ATGCAGGACAGATTGCACATCCTGGAGGACCTGAATATGCTCTACATCCGGCAGATGGCACTCAGCCTGGAG GACACAGAGTTGCAGAGAAAACTAGACCATGAGATCCGGATGAGGGAAGGGGCCTGCAAGCTGCTGGCAGCCTGTTCCCAGCGCGAGCAAGCCCTGGAGGCCACCAAGAGTCTGCTGGTGTGCAACAGCCGTATCCTCAGCTACATGGGCGAGCTGCAGCGGCGCAAGGAGGCGCAGGTGCTGGGGAAGACAGGCCGGCG GCCTTCTGACAGTGGGCTGTCTGCTGAGTGCTCCCCCTGCCGAGGCCGGGTCTGCATCTCTG ACCTCCGGATTCCACTCATGTGGAAGGACACAGAATATTTCAAGAACAAAGGAG ATCTGCACCGTTGGGCTGTGTTCCTGCTGCTGCAGCTAGGGGGAGACATTCAGGACACAGAGATGATCCTGGTGGACAGAACCCTCACAGACATCTCCTTTCAGAGCAACCTGCTCTT CACTGAGGCAGGGCCAGACTTTGAACTTCGACTGGAGCTGTATGGGGCCTGCGTGGAAgaggagggggccctggctggggccccAAAGAGGCTTGCCACCAAGCTCAGCAGCTCCCTGGGCCGGTCCTCTGGGAGGCGTGTCAGGGCATCGCTGGAGAGTGCTGGGGGTTCAGGGAGCAGTCCCATCTTGCTCCCCACCCCGGCTGTGGG TGGTCCTCGTTACCACCTCTTGGCTCATACCACGCTCACCCTGGCAGCAGTGCAAGATGGGTTCCGCACACATGACCTGACCCTTGCCAGCCATG AGGAGCACCCTGCCTGGCTGCCCCTTTATGGCAGTGTGTGTTGCCGCCTGGTGGCTCAGCCTCTCTGCATGACCCAGCCTACTGCGAGTGGTTCCCTCAGGGTGCAG CAAGCTGGAGCTCGGCAGGGCTGGGCACGAGTGCATGGAGTCCTGAAGGGCACGAACCTCTTCTGTTACCGGCAATCTGAAGATGCAGATACTGGAGAAGAGCCACTGTTTACTATTGCGATCAATAAG gAGACTCAAGTCCAGGCAGGGGAGCTGGACCAGGCCACAGGCCGGCCCTTTACCCTGATCATCAGCAACCAGTATGGGGAGGACAAGGTGACACACACCCTTCAGACAGAGAGTCGGGGAGCCTTGCAGAGCTGGATGGAGGCTTTGTGGCAGCTTTTCTTTGATATGA GCCAGTGGAAGCAGTGCTGTGATGAAATCATGAAGATTGAAACCCCTGCTCCCCGGAAACCAGCCCCAGTACTAGCCAAGCAGGGATCCTTGTACCATGAGATGG CTATTGAGCCTCTGGATGACATCGCAGCCGTGACAGACATCCTGGCCCAGCGGGAGGGCATGAGGCTGGAGACGCCCCCACCCTGGCTAGCCATGTTTACAGACCAGCCTGCCCTGCCTAGGCCCTGCTTGCCTGCCTCAGTGGCCCCAACCAGGACCCACCCCCTACCCTGGGGACGTCCCCGAACATTCTCCCTGGATGCTGCCCCACCAGACCATTCCCCTGGGGCTTCCCGCTCAGTTGCTCCTCTTCCCCCGCATCGATCCCCACGATCCAGAGGCCTCTGCAGCAAAGGCCCGCCCCGCACTTGGCTTCAGTCACCAGTGTGA
- the RTKN gene encoding rhotekin isoform X5: protein MFSRNHRSRVTVARGSALEMEFKRGRFRLSLLSDPPEDTELQRKLDHEIRMREGACKLLAACSQREQALEATKSLLVCNSRILSYMGELQRRKEAQVLGKTGRRPSDSGLSAECSPCRGRVCISDLRIPLMWKDTEYFKNKGDLHRWAVFLLLQLGGDIQDTEMILVDRTLTDISFQSNLLFTEAGPDFELRLELYGACVEEEGALAGAPKRLATKLSSSLGRSSGRRVRASLESAGGSGSSPILLPTPAVGGPRYHLLAHTTLTLAAVQDGFRTHDLTLASHEEHPAWLPLYGSVCCRLVAQPLCMTQPTASGSLRVQQAGARQGWARVHGVLKGTNLFCYRQSEDADTGEEPLFTIAINKETQVQAGELDQATGRPFTLIISNQYGEDKVTHTLQTESRGALQSWMEALWQLFFDMSQWKQCCDEIMKIETPAPRKPAPVLAKQGSLYHEMVLSEPVAPGGPGEGLLLQDNEISAEIQALLSSYYSDR from the exons ATGTTCTCCCGAAACCACCGGAGCCGGGTCACGGTGGCCAGGGGCTCCGCGCTGGAGATGGAGTTCAAACGCGGCCGCTTCCGACTCAGCCTCCTCAGCGACCCGCCCGAG GACACAGAGTTGCAGAGAAAACTAGACCATGAGATCCGGATGAGGGAAGGGGCCTGCAAGCTGCTGGCAGCCTGTTCCCAGCGCGAGCAAGCCCTGGAGGCCACCAAGAGTCTGCTGGTGTGCAACAGCCGTATCCTCAGCTACATGGGCGAGCTGCAGCGGCGCAAGGAGGCGCAGGTGCTGGGGAAGACAGGCCGGCG GCCTTCTGACAGTGGGCTGTCTGCTGAGTGCTCCCCCTGCCGAGGCCGGGTCTGCATCTCTG ACCTCCGGATTCCACTCATGTGGAAGGACACAGAATATTTCAAGAACAAAGGAG ATCTGCACCGTTGGGCTGTGTTCCTGCTGCTGCAGCTAGGGGGAGACATTCAGGACACAGAGATGATCCTGGTGGACAGAACCCTCACAGACATCTCCTTTCAGAGCAACCTGCTCTT CACTGAGGCAGGGCCAGACTTTGAACTTCGACTGGAGCTGTATGGGGCCTGCGTGGAAgaggagggggccctggctggggccccAAAGAGGCTTGCCACCAAGCTCAGCAGCTCCCTGGGCCGGTCCTCTGGGAGGCGTGTCAGGGCATCGCTGGAGAGTGCTGGGGGTTCAGGGAGCAGTCCCATCTTGCTCCCCACCCCGGCTGTGGG TGGTCCTCGTTACCACCTCTTGGCTCATACCACGCTCACCCTGGCAGCAGTGCAAGATGGGTTCCGCACACATGACCTGACCCTTGCCAGCCATG AGGAGCACCCTGCCTGGCTGCCCCTTTATGGCAGTGTGTGTTGCCGCCTGGTGGCTCAGCCTCTCTGCATGACCCAGCCTACTGCGAGTGGTTCCCTCAGGGTGCAG CAAGCTGGAGCTCGGCAGGGCTGGGCACGAGTGCATGGAGTCCTGAAGGGCACGAACCTCTTCTGTTACCGGCAATCTGAAGATGCAGATACTGGAGAAGAGCCACTGTTTACTATTGCGATCAATAAG gAGACTCAAGTCCAGGCAGGGGAGCTGGACCAGGCCACAGGCCGGCCCTTTACCCTGATCATCAGCAACCAGTATGGGGAGGACAAGGTGACACACACCCTTCAGACAGAGAGTCGGGGAGCCTTGCAGAGCTGGATGGAGGCTTTGTGGCAGCTTTTCTTTGATATGA GCCAGTGGAAGCAGTGCTGTGATGAAATCATGAAGATTGAAACCCCTGCTCCCCGGAAACCAGCCCCAGTACTAGCCAAGCAGGGATCCTTGTACCATGAGATGG TCTTATCAGAGCCTGTGGCTCCAGGGGGCCCAGGTGAGGGGCTGCTACTGCAGGATAACGAAATCTCAGCCGAGATCCAGGCTCTGCTTTCCTCCTATTACAGTGACAGGTGA
- the RTKN gene encoding rhotekin isoform X6, producing the protein MQDRLHILEDLNMLYIRQMALSLEDTELQRKLDHEIRMREGACKLLAACSQREQALEATKSLLVCNSRILSYMGELQRRKEAQVLGKTGRRPSDSGLSAECSPCRGRVCISDLRIPLMWKDTEYFKNKGDLHRWAVFLLLQLGGDIQDTEMILVDRTLTDISFQSNLLFTEAGPDFELRLELYGACVEEEGALAGAPKRLATKLSSSLGRSSGRRVRASLESAGGSGSSPILLPTPAVGGPRYHLLAHTTLTLAAVQDGFRTHDLTLASHEEHPAWLPLYGSVCCRLVAQPLCMTQPTASGSLRVQQAGARQGWARVHGVLKGTNLFCYRQSEDADTGEEPLFTIAINKETQVQAGELDQATGRPFTLIISNQYGEDKVTHTLQTESRGALQSWMEALWQLFFDMSQWKQCCDEIMKIETPAPRKPAPVLAKQGSLYHEMVLSEPVAPGGPGEGLLLQDNEISAEIQALLSSYYSDR; encoded by the exons ATGCAGGACAGATTGCACATCCTGGAGGACCTGAATATGCTCTACATCCGGCAGATGGCACTCAGCCTGGAG GACACAGAGTTGCAGAGAAAACTAGACCATGAGATCCGGATGAGGGAAGGGGCCTGCAAGCTGCTGGCAGCCTGTTCCCAGCGCGAGCAAGCCCTGGAGGCCACCAAGAGTCTGCTGGTGTGCAACAGCCGTATCCTCAGCTACATGGGCGAGCTGCAGCGGCGCAAGGAGGCGCAGGTGCTGGGGAAGACAGGCCGGCG GCCTTCTGACAGTGGGCTGTCTGCTGAGTGCTCCCCCTGCCGAGGCCGGGTCTGCATCTCTG ACCTCCGGATTCCACTCATGTGGAAGGACACAGAATATTTCAAGAACAAAGGAG ATCTGCACCGTTGGGCTGTGTTCCTGCTGCTGCAGCTAGGGGGAGACATTCAGGACACAGAGATGATCCTGGTGGACAGAACCCTCACAGACATCTCCTTTCAGAGCAACCTGCTCTT CACTGAGGCAGGGCCAGACTTTGAACTTCGACTGGAGCTGTATGGGGCCTGCGTGGAAgaggagggggccctggctggggccccAAAGAGGCTTGCCACCAAGCTCAGCAGCTCCCTGGGCCGGTCCTCTGGGAGGCGTGTCAGGGCATCGCTGGAGAGTGCTGGGGGTTCAGGGAGCAGTCCCATCTTGCTCCCCACCCCGGCTGTGGG TGGTCCTCGTTACCACCTCTTGGCTCATACCACGCTCACCCTGGCAGCAGTGCAAGATGGGTTCCGCACACATGACCTGACCCTTGCCAGCCATG AGGAGCACCCTGCCTGGCTGCCCCTTTATGGCAGTGTGTGTTGCCGCCTGGTGGCTCAGCCTCTCTGCATGACCCAGCCTACTGCGAGTGGTTCCCTCAGGGTGCAG CAAGCTGGAGCTCGGCAGGGCTGGGCACGAGTGCATGGAGTCCTGAAGGGCACGAACCTCTTCTGTTACCGGCAATCTGAAGATGCAGATACTGGAGAAGAGCCACTGTTTACTATTGCGATCAATAAG gAGACTCAAGTCCAGGCAGGGGAGCTGGACCAGGCCACAGGCCGGCCCTTTACCCTGATCATCAGCAACCAGTATGGGGAGGACAAGGTGACACACACCCTTCAGACAGAGAGTCGGGGAGCCTTGCAGAGCTGGATGGAGGCTTTGTGGCAGCTTTTCTTTGATATGA GCCAGTGGAAGCAGTGCTGTGATGAAATCATGAAGATTGAAACCCCTGCTCCCCGGAAACCAGCCCCAGTACTAGCCAAGCAGGGATCCTTGTACCATGAGATGG TCTTATCAGAGCCTGTGGCTCCAGGGGGCCCAGGTGAGGGGCTGCTACTGCAGGATAACGAAATCTCAGCCGAGATCCAGGCTCTGCTTTCCTCCTATTACAGTGACAGGTGA